The following are encoded in a window of Bdellovibrio svalbardensis genomic DNA:
- the recO gene encoding DNA repair protein RecO, which produces MSQGKDRFIILRKMKYGEADLILHALSVNGEKLSFIARGALRSKKRFGGGVLEPSHFVTLTYKAASDEGKLNVLQEATLINDFAGIRQDYDKLEFALHVLECVSKVSQEGDQHSDFLFNLLGHTLKATETTKDVLVLKMHFYLRFMLQQGVIDAEPWMTPFLRTNLSESNTLLNQRQLVDEELHNVEIMVRHYLQHAMI; this is translated from the coding sequence GTGAGTCAGGGCAAAGATCGCTTCATCATTCTAAGAAAAATGAAATACGGCGAGGCCGATTTGATTCTTCACGCCTTGTCCGTTAACGGCGAAAAGCTTTCATTCATCGCGCGTGGAGCTTTAAGAAGTAAGAAGCGTTTCGGCGGGGGAGTGCTTGAGCCGTCCCACTTCGTGACTTTGACTTATAAGGCAGCCAGCGACGAGGGAAAACTCAACGTCCTTCAAGAGGCGACTTTGATTAACGATTTCGCCGGTATCCGTCAGGATTATGACAAATTGGAATTCGCCCTGCATGTTTTGGAATGTGTCAGCAAGGTCAGCCAAGAGGGCGATCAGCATTCTGATTTCTTGTTCAATCTTCTCGGTCATACTTTGAAGGCGACCGAAACCACCAAAGACGTTCTGGTTTTGAAGATGCATTTCTATCTGCGCTTCATGCTTCAACAAGGCGTTATCGACGCCGAACCGTGGATGACACCTTTTTTGCGAACAAATTTAAGTGAATCGAACACACTGTTGAATCAACGCCAGTTGGTAGATGAAGAATTGCATAACGTTGAAATAATGGTTCGTCACTACCTTCAACATGCGATGATTTAG